Proteins encoded by one window of Armatimonadota bacterium:
- a CDS encoding dihydrofolate reductase family protein encodes LLHSNLREEIMKLKQQPGKSIFIGGLNIASQVAEWNLIDEYHFVVHPIIAGKGPRLFQSIENLKLNLAGSKTFRSGVVALHYKK; translated from the coding sequence ACTCCTCCACTCCAATCTCCGAGAAGAGATTATGAAGTTAAAACAACAGCCAGGAAAAAGTATTTTTATTGGCGGGCTGAACATCGCATCACAAGTTGCAGAATGGAATCTCATCGACGAGTATCACTTTGTCGTTCACCCGATTATTGCGGGAAAAGGTCCCCGCTTGTTCCAATCGATTGAGAACCTTAAATTAAATCTTGCTGGGTCAAAAACGTTTCGTTCGGGCGTTGTTGCGTTACATTACAAGAAATAA
- a CDS encoding DUF4236 domain-containing protein, which produces MGFYIRKALRVGPLRFNLSKSGLGVSVGIKGLRLGTGPRGNYVHMGRAGLYYRKSLNVPEGRAAGRPNTPQLLPREPAHLGEPLGTVGPLQDVESGSVHQMVDASSAELLREMNEKRKKARLLPGATVLCVMVVLLLIVGSAPVWLVVLFGALAIGVCWLVFIKDELRKTTVILYDLEPEVETAYAQLHDAFGVLRSCSRTWHVEARGDVRDRKYHAGASGVVKRKQITLSTGAPPFVKTNIEVPLVPVGRQVLAFMPDRLFVFDSAAVGAINYSDLALDVAEIQFVEEEVVPQDATVVGKTWRYVNKKGGPDRRFKDNREIPICAYEQIHLSSTTGLNEVIQVSRRGASTTLSQALSLMRSLRTDESAAPAV; this is translated from the coding sequence ATGGGCTTCTACATCAGGAAGGCGCTCAGAGTTGGCCCGCTTCGATTCAACCTGTCAAAGTCGGGCCTTGGCGTTTCCGTCGGGATCAAGGGCCTGCGGCTCGGCACAGGACCACGCGGAAACTATGTCCACATGGGCCGAGCAGGGCTCTACTATCGCAAGAGCCTCAATGTGCCCGAGGGAAGGGCAGCCGGCCGGCCGAACACACCTCAGCTATTGCCTCGCGAGCCTGCGCACCTCGGGGAGCCTCTTGGCACGGTGGGACCCCTACAGGATGTGGAAAGCGGCTCAGTCCACCAGATGGTTGATGCCTCGAGCGCGGAACTGCTGCGGGAGATGAACGAGAAGAGGAAGAAGGCCCGACTCCTACCGGGCGCGACCGTTCTGTGCGTCATGGTGGTGCTGCTGTTGATTGTCGGCAGTGCGCCCGTCTGGCTGGTCGTGCTGTTCGGCGCCTTGGCCATCGGAGTCTGCTGGTTGGTATTCATAAAAGATGAGCTCCGAAAGACGACCGTTATCCTCTACGACCTCGAACCGGAGGTCGAAACCGCATACGCACAGCTCCACGATGCGTTTGGCGTATTGCGTTCTTGCTCTCGGACATGGCACGTCGAAGCCCGCGGGGACGTCCGAGATCGCAAGTACCACGCGGGGGCTAGCGGGGTTGTGAAGCGCAAACAGATTACCTTGAGCACCGGTGCGCCGCCATTTGTCAAGACGAACATCGAGGTTCCGCTCGTCCCAGTCGGCCGGCAGGTGCTTGCGTTCATGCCGGATCGACTTTTCGTGTTCGATTCGGCCGCAGTCGGCGCCATCAACTACTCAGATCTCGCGCTTGATGTCGCCGAGATCCAGTTCGTTGAAGAGGAGGTTGTGCCTCAGGACGCGACGGTGGTCGGGAAGACGTGGCGTTACGTCAACAAGAAGGGCGGTCCCGATCGTAGGTTCAAGGACAATCGTGAGATCCCAATCTGCGCCTACGAACAGATCCATCTGTCGAGCACGACGGGGCTCAACGAGGTAATCCAGGTATCACGGCGGGGAGCTAGCACCACCCTGAGTCAGGCCCTGTCGTTGATGCGGAGCCTGCGGACAGATGAAAGCGCCGCGCCGGCCGTCTAA